A section of the Rhipicephalus sanguineus isolate Rsan-2018 chromosome 11, BIME_Rsan_1.4, whole genome shotgun sequence genome encodes:
- the LOC119374911 gene encoding polyamine-transporting ATPase 13A2-like translates to MLWDEEVLRGWQPSGWYELLHYCTRWFLPKGWMLYLAASPCPLQRASLEERGLESGQLTCGQLLASTGVHSERRPALLLRHGLNKYTSIVPPPRIPGTRWLAIGAFLWLLRSHYLTAGVAACVVMALWLSQTCECLISKFRRVVQPRSTLALPAAKEIESRLLVPGDVVALKQGDRAPCDLVLLSGDCVVDQGDVALPRMAARWHLEAPERELFSVHKHRTSVILRPSTIVCSRGKLRAVVLRTGAATESAALFSRPGYMYVEEGLGPVQWAVAAVAFLLSLLFWLGRDRFTWDEVLLRALSLHLLLFPPRALLANLLLEKVAASALASAGATSSRGALLSVACWGRANSVAVDCAGCQVDENVAGILPSGCHGFAPVVARGLAQLPQGHPLRWAAAAVGATLWKNGSEAMGHPYEVAAFAAAGSGLKADGYGLDTPPEPAGKPLRLAPFVNPFWSTQRLDEDLRETRDPPDLVSSCIIRVSQSCEPPWTTDEAGLPELCYNDTEPVIEEDQPEDLLRERIECRRLRALACEPRRAGREYCTTVLYETRKHKEVVCIGRPADVFPLCRGNHPAPCNAKAVSASFHERGFGTAAVAGGSCLDANTTREDALNFQGLLLFEPVMNPQAAPAIEELRRIDVRPVVVDEANVYRCIAVARLTGVVLPDEPLLLVCTRNTVFGGPAVDIRILETPSLFELRAPKQEVRRTERLHYALSYRTYLVLRKHFPGLLASVRDTVSVVGGLPASEATAMMRQLGIQTVCAAGSLGLAARHHGAIVVGRAAWPALACDSVADVPRVAMAARYVLGSQSATLDYVALSVCLQACALLVLYAQRATFTDRMHVYLELVACGGPTAALAVSRRFEEQRPQPRQDATAFVLHALCWLAAQVALLGQLHCREWYVRLSERLQRRLDASVLCLLSSYQLPLLALQLATFRDTRPVVVAGVLLPIAVTTALMFPWATSTSLALGLPRWPKDRDTALLRIAIVLAALLNLLVDCLAQLYVAPKFRSEPLQPDATRVPVAATHVGRMPPSVAKQNHRAGQI, encoded by the exons ATGCTCTGGGACGAAGAGGTTCTGCGTGGCTGGCAGCCCAGCGGCTGGTACGAACTGCTGCACTACTGCACTCGATGGTTCCTGCCGAAAGGCTGGATGCTCTATTTGGCGGCTTCTCCATGCCCACTGCAGCGGGCGTCTCTG GAGGAGCGGGGCTTGGAAAGTGGCCAGCTGACCTGTGGTCAGCTACTCGCCAGCACCGGGGTGCACTCGGAGAGGAGACCAGCTCTACTACTCCGACACGGCCTAAACAAGTACACTTCCATCGTGCCACCCCCTCGAATCCCAGGGACTCGATGGCTGGCGATAGGAGCGTTCCTGTGGCTACTGCGAAGCCACTACCTAACAGCCGGTGTAGCAGCCTGTGTAGTCATGGCGTTGTGGCTTTCACAAACGTGTGAATGCTTAATAAGCAAGTTCCGCCGCGTCGTCCAGCCTCGCTCAACCCTGGCTCTTCCAGCTGCCAAGGAAATTGAATCCCGTCTACTGGTTCCCGGCGATGTCGTCGCCTTGAAGCAGGGCGACAGGGCGCCCTGCGACCTGGTTTTGCTATCCGGCGACTGCGTAGTGGACCAAGGTGACGTGGCACTGCCTCGCATGGCTGCCAGGTGGCATTTGGAAGCACCAGAGCGTGAACTCTTCAGTGTCCATAAGCATAGAACTAGCGTCATCCTGCGCCCTTCTACAATTGTCTGCTCGCGGGGAAAACTTCGCGCTGTCGTTCTGAGGACGGGAGCCGCTACGGAAAGCGCCGCGCTGTTCTCACGTCCGGGATATATGTACGTCGAAGAAGGGCTCGGACCGGTTCAGTGGGCAGTCGCGGCCGTCGCATTCCTGCTCTCGCTTCTATTTTGGCTCGGCCGAGACCGATTCACGTGGGACGAAGTCCTCCTCCGGGCGCTCAGCCTTCATCTGCTGCTGTTCCCTCCTCGAGCGCTTCTCGCCAACTTGCTTCTGGAGAAGGTCGCAGCATCGGCTCTAGCATCGGCTGGAGCCACGAGCTCACGAGGCGCCTTACTGTCGGTAGCATGCTGGGGACGAGCCAATTCTGTTGCCGTTGACTGCGCAGGATGCCAGGTGGACGAGAATGTGGCCGGGATACTTCCATCTGGATGCCACGGTTTCGCCCCAGTCGTGGCACGTGGGCTGGCTCAGCTGCCACAAGGGCATCCGCTCCGATGGGCAGCCGCAGCCGTGGGGGCCACGCTCTGGAAGAACGGAAGTGAGGCCATGGGACATCCGTACGAAGTGGCAGCGTTTGCGGCCGCGGGTTCCGGGCTGAAAGCGGACGGTTACGGCTTGGACACGCCCCCAGAACCAGCAGGGAAGCCGTTGAGGCTGGCTCCCTTTGTGAACCCGTTTTGGAGCACCCAGCGCCTCGACGAAGACCTGAGGGAAACTAGGGACCCGCCGGACCTGGTGTCATCCTGCATCATAAGGGTCAGCCAAAGCTGCGAGCCGCCTTGGACTACGGACGAAGCTGGA TTGCCAGAGCTGTGTTACAATGACACGGAACCCGTCATCGAGGAAGATCAGCcagaggacttgcttcgtgaaagAATCGAATGTCGCAGACTACGTGCGTTGGCATGTGAGCCCCGTCGCGCCGGCAGGGAATATTGTACCACAGTCTTGTACGAGACGAGAAAGCACAAGGAGGTCGTCTGCATCGGTCGGCCGGCTGACGTATTCCCGTTGTGCCGAGGAAATCACCCAGCACCGTGTAATGCCAAAGCCGTGTCAGCGTCGTTTCACGAACGCGGTTTCGGCACGGCTGCAGTCGCTGGTGGAAGCTGTCTTGACGCAAACACGACAAGAGAGGACGCCTTGAATTTCCAAGGTCTCTTATTATTTGAACCCGTGATGAACCCGCAGGCTGCTCCAGCCATCGAAGAACTTCGGCGCATCGATGTGCGTCCCGTGGTCGTCGACGAGGCTAACGTCTACCGCTGCATCGCAGTAGCTCGCTTGACAGGCGTCGTGCTGCCCGATGAGCCACTTTTGCTCGTTTGCACCCGCAATACTGTGTTCGGGGGCCCCGCCGTAGACATTCGTATCCTGGAGACTCCCTCGCTGTTCGAGCTGCGGGCACCGAAACAA GAAGTCCGGCGCACCGAGAGGCTCCACTACGCCTTGAGCTATCGCACATATCTTGTGCTACGCAAGCACTTCCCGGGACTGCTGGCATCGGTGCGAGACACCGTGTCCGTGGTGGGAGGCCTGCCCGCAAGCGAGGCCACGGCCATGATGCGACAGCTGGGAATCCAGACCGTGTGTGCTGCAGGCAGCTTAGGCCTAGCGGCGAGGCACCACGGAGCCATCGTGGTCGGGCGAGCCGCGTGGCCTGCCCTGGCCTGCGACTCGGTGGCTGACGTTCCCCGTGTGGCGATGGCCGCTCGCTATGTCCTGGGATCCCAGAGCGCGACACTCGACTACGTGGCTCTCAGCGTGTGCCTGCAGGCTTGCGCCTTGCTCGTACTGTACGCGCAGCGCGCCACCTTCACGGACCGCATGCACGTCTACCTGGAGCTCGTGGCATGCGGAGGACCCACTGCAGCTCTCGCAGTCTCGCGTCGCTTCGAAGAGCAGCGGCCCCAGCCTCGCCAAGATGCGACGGCGTTCGTGCTGCACGCACTGTGCTGGCTAGCCGCTCAAGTCGCCCTTCTCGGCCAACTTCACTGCAG AGAGTGGTACGTGCGGCTCTCTGAGCGGCTGCAGCGGCGACTGGACGCCAGCGTGCTGTGCCTCCTGTCGTCGTACCAGCTTCCCCTGCTGGCTCTGCAGCTGGCCACCTTCCGCGACACAAGGCCCGTGGTGGTCGCCGGCGTGCTGCTGCCCATTGCCGTCaccacagcactcatgttcccatGGGCAACGTCGACCTCTCTGGCCCTAGGCCTGCCTCGGTGGCCCAAGGACAGGGACACTGCGTTGCTCAGGATAGCCATTGTCCTGGCCGCGCTCCTCAACCTGCTGGTCGACTGCCTGGCGCAGCTCTACGTGGCTCCCAAGTTTCGAAGCGAGCCGCTGCAACCCGACGCGACGCGTGTTCCCGTAGCCGCCACCCATGTCGGTCGAATGCCTCCCAGCGTGGCCAAACAAAATCACCGTGCCGGTCAAATTTAG